A window from Manduca sexta isolate Smith_Timp_Sample1 chromosome 24, JHU_Msex_v1.0, whole genome shotgun sequence encodes these proteins:
- the LOC115445396 gene encoding uncharacterized protein LOC115445396, which produces MLEPWNDASLLPPPIHTATSTVRVDVMELKHTCENIMMILSKQSPLHKEGALLSRFLYKFDKKFRGDIGYRYFKKVNTGLHRYLVLNFLKDIESFMSVLPRSDDEYLPTRQMLEYILVRLLTFSKILLRISVCSKQAAVFYLDRLKRGESYWMCLMPYALLSRVWSISKVLLNHSTRWYRILYSYLDKLKLQGLQFLPSQYKLPGDIEIWLDLKNVDNLGRLEWSQKKLHNLNIPLDGDSDMFDNIIKFVETSEEKLEPEVASTSGNMHDSDQIKISSKLETDHGEAISRESFNILCNLQKGIVSDHFFPKVYNRYSLQKFIDKESDLRNGNSRLSLTSHLSFMQWQVLKESLSKLCKSSADNSKIEKKAQRIWKDKCLDYLE; this is translated from the exons ATGTTGGAACCTTGGAATGATGCCTCTCTATTACCTCCGCCAATTCATACTGCTACAAGCACTGTTCGAGTTG ATGTCATGGAACTGAAACACACATGTGAGAATATTATGATGATATTGTCAAAACAGTCACCATTACACAAAGAAGGTGCCTTATTATCCAGATTCCTATACAAGTTTGATAAGAAATTCCGAGGTGACATTGGCTACAGATATTTCAAAAAAGTGAACACAGGACTCCATAGATATTTAGTTCTAAATTTCTTAAAAGACATAGAGAGCTTTATGTCAGTGTTGCCCAGAAGTGATGACGAATACTTGCCTACAAGACAGATGTTGGAGTATATTTTAGTGCGATTGCTGACATTCTCAAAAATTCTGTTAAGGATTTCAGTGTGTTCAAAGCAGGCAGCTGTGTTTTATTTAGACAGACTGAAGAGAGGTGAAAGTTATTGGATGTGTTTAATGCCATACGCTTTACTAAGCAGAGTGTGGTCTATAAGTAAAGTGCTCTTGAATCATTCAACAAGATGGTACAGGATTTTGTATTCTTATCTTGACAAGTTGAAACTGCAAGGACTGCAATTCTTACCCAGTCAGTACAAACTACCTGGTGATATTGAAATTTGGTTGGATTTGAAAAATGTGGATAATTTAGGGAGATTAGAATGGtcacaaaaaaaactacataatttGAATATCCCTTTGGATGGTGATAGTGACATGTTTgacaacattattaaatttgtagaAACTAGTGAGGAAAAGTTAGAACCCGAAGTGGCTAGTACGAGTGGAAATATGCATGATtctgatcaaataaaaatatccagcAAACTTGAAACAGACCATGGTGAAGCAATATCCAGAgagagttttaatattttgtgcaaCTTGCAAAAAGGAATTGTTTCGGACCATTTTTTCCCAAAAGTATATAATAGATATAGtttacaaaaatttattgaCAAGGAATCAGATTTAAGAAATGGGAATAGTAGACTTTCACTAACAAGTCACTTGAGTTTTATGCAGTGGCAAGTTCTAAAAGAGTCTTTGTCAAAACTCTGCAAATCTTCAGCAGATAATAGTAAAATTGAAAAGAAAGCCCAGAGGATTTGGAAAGACAAATGCTTAGATTATcttgaataa
- the LOC115445416 gene encoding RNA polymerase II transcriptional coactivator produces MPKHKSKKEASSSSDSDDGPVDRNVPPEKKAKTSSKTDDKEPTWVLQGKKLVKVREFKGKVYVDIREFYEKNGDLLPGKKGISLTPEQWRKLLSLGDEINETISNSC; encoded by the exons ATGCCTAAACATAAAAGCAAGAAGGAAGCGAGTTCTAGCAGCGACAGCGATGATGGGCCTGTTGAC aggaaTGTACCCCCAGAAAAGAAAGCTAAGACAAGCTCTAAAACGGATGATAAAGAGCCTACATGGGTTTTACAGGGTAAGAAGCTGGTTAAAGTAAGGGAATTTAAAGGGAAAGTTTATGTAGATATAAGAGAATTCTATGAAAAGAATGGAGATTTATTACCAGGCAAGAAAGGCATTAGCCTAACCCCTGAACAATGGAGAAAACTGTTGTCTCTGGGAGATGAAATCAACGAAACAATAAGCAACTCATGTTAA